The Microbacterium sp. SORGH_AS_0862 region CAGATGCTCGCCGCGCTGCCGCGTATCGACGGATCCTCGGATGTGGCGGCCCTCGTCGACGGCGTCGACGACATGGTCGCCCGCGTGGGCGCCGCCTGGCAGGGCCCGGCGGGTCCGAAGCTGCGGCTGCTGCCGGAGATGATCACCCTCGACGAGGTGCGCGCGCAGACCACGCCGGACGACGCCCGCATCCTGCTCGGCGTCGATGAAGCGCAGCTCGCGCCCTTCGGCATCGACCCCCGCAAGGAAGCCCACCTGTTCCTCTACGGAGACTCGGGTATGGGCAAGTCGTCGTTCCTGCGGGGCATCGCGCAGGAGATCATGCGCAAGTACGGTCCGACCGAGGCGAAGATCTTCGCGGTCGACTACCGTCGCTCGCTGCTCGGTGAGATCCCGCAGGAGTACCTGGGCGCCTACCTCACCTCGCACGAGCCCGCCACGAGCGGTCTCGCCGAGCTCGCCCAGTTCTTCTCGAGCCGCATCCCCGGGCCGGACGTGACCCCCGAACAGTTGCGGGAGCGCAGCTGGTGGAAGGGCGCCGAGGGCTTCGTGCTGGTCGACGACTACGACCTCGTCGCGACGAGCCAGGGCAACCCTCTCGCCGTGCTGCAGCCGCTGCTGGCGCAAGCCGGCGACCTGGGCCTGCACGTGATCCTGACCCGACGCACCGGCGGTGCGAGCCGCGCAGCCTACGACCCGATCATCCAGCGCTTCACCGATCTGGGTGTCACCGGCATCCTGCTCGGCGGAAACCCGGAGGAGGGCCCGCTGATCGGTCGCGTCAAGGCCGCTCCTGCGGCACCGGGTCGCGCGCAGATCGTGAGCCGCGAGCAGGGTCTGCTCTCCGCCCAGCTCGCTTTCTCCCCCTCGACCCACTGAGCCCTCGGCGTCGCCCTCGCGGCACTCCATTTCCGCGCAGCACTTTTCCCGCGAGACTGCATTTCCCGCACGAGATCACTGTCATTACCCGTGATCTCGTGGCGGAGATGCAGTCTCGCGGGCGTGGAGAGGGGGAGGGCGGCGACGCGGGCAGGCTCAGGATGCGGGCAGGAGCTCGCGAATGAGCCGCACCGCGGGCGAGTCGGTCATGCTGGCGCGCCACACCAGGGCGACAGGACGCGTCGGTTCGGGGTCGCGCACCGGCACCGCGACGACGTCGTCCGGGAGCCGCCCGCGCCCCAGTTTCGGCACCAGCGCGACCGCGAGCCCGTGGGCGACGAGTTCGATCTGCGAGGCGAACTCCAAGCACCAGAAGTCGATGCGCGGCGGATGCGGCTCGCCGCGGAACATGTGGCAGAACCACTCGTAGCAGATGGTCCCGTCGGGGGTGCTGGACCACACGCGATCGCGCACGTCGGCGGGGCTCACCGCATCCCTCGACGCGAGCGGGTCGTCCCGGTGGACGAGCAGGTCCGCCGTGTCGCGGAGGAACTCGGCGCTGCGCACGCTCGGCGGCAGCGTGAGCGTGACGCCCTCCCAGTGGTGCACGATCGCGAGATCCAGCGTGCCGGCGGTGACCGCCGCGACCGCATCCCACGGGTCGATCTCCGTGACGGTCAGGCGGAGGTCAGGCGCCTCCGCCGCGGCTCGTGTCACGAGGCCGGGGACGACGCCGCGCACAGCGGTCGAGAACACCCCGAGACGCAACGTGCCCGTGGGCCGGGCGCCGGCGTCGTGCAGCCGCGACCGCAGCTGCTCCACCTGGGTCCGCAGCTGCGCCCCCTCCTCCACCAGGCGACGCCCCGCCGCCGTGAGCACCACACCCCGCCCCTGCCGATCGATGAGTCGGGCCCCGAGGTCGCGCTCGAGCCGCTTGATCTGCTGCGACACCGCGGACGGCGTGTAGTCGAGCTCGGCCGCCGCGGCGTGGACCGTGCCGGTGCGGGCGAGAGCGAGCAGCGCATCCACGGCGGCCAGATCGATCATGGCGTCGACCGTATCACCAGGCTTCACGGATCCGTGCAGAACTGTGCGCTGGTGCTGCACGAAGGCACTCGGTCACGATGGGCGGGTGCCCCTTCGCTCCTCTCTCCTCGCCACCCTCGTCGCCGTGATCTGGGGCGTGAACTTCGTCGTCATCGACGCGGGGCTCGACGGCATGCCGCCCGCACTGTTCGTCGCACTGCGCTTCGCGGCCGTCCTCGTGCCCGCGATCTTCTTCGTCCCGCGGCCGCGCGGTCGGATGCGGGACGTCCTGCTCATCGGGCTCTTCATGAGCCTCGGCCAGTTCGGCCTGCTGTACACGGCCCTGGCGATGGGGATGCCGCCGGGACTCGCCTCCCTCGTGCTGCAGGCTCAGGTGGCCTTCACGATCGTCTTCGCCGCGCTGGCCCTGCGCGAAGCTCCCCGTCGGGCGCAGGTCGTCGGCGTGGTCGTCGGCGCCGCCGGAGTCGGGATCGTCGCCGCCGGGCGGGATGCGGCCACCCCCGCACTCGCCCTGCTGGTCACCCTCGCGGCGGCCGCTTCGTGGGCGATCGGCAACGTCATCGCACGCCGGCTCGGCGGCGCGGGCCGGGGAGGCGCGCTCGGGGGTCTCTCGGTCACCGTCTGGTCGGCGCTCGTCGTCCCCGTGCCGATGGTGCTGCTCGCCGTCGCGCTCGACGGACCGGATGCGGTCGGCACCGCGCTCACCCACCTCGGCCCGGCGCAGCTGCTGTCCACCGCCTACACGGCGTGGCTGGCGAGCCTGGTGGGCTACGGCATCTGGAACACCCTGCTGGCCCGGCATACCGCATCCGCCGTCGTCCCGTTCACGATGCTGGTGCCGCCGGTGGGTATCGCGGCGGCATGGCTCGCGCTCGGTGAGACGCCCGCACCCGCCGAGCTCGTCGGCGGCGCCGTGCTGCTGATCGGCGTCGCCATCGCGGTGCTGCCGCCGCGTGGTCAGAAAATGAGCGGTGTGTCCCCGGGCACACGGGGGCGGAGCGCGGCCGGCGCCGGCCAACCGAGCTCGTAGGTGCGAAGCGGCGCGTCGATCGCGCCGAAGTCCTCGCTCTTGACCACGATGCGCTCCGGCGTCACCTCCACGAGTCGCACCGCCAGAGGCGCTGCGCCCTCGCGTTCCAGCATCCACTTGTCGGCGAGCCAGCCGAGCCCGCGCGCTTCGAGGGCTTCCTCCGCGTCGAGCCACTCGATCGCCTCGGTCATGTCGTGGCCGAGGAGGTCGACGGCGACCCAGCCGGATCCCTCCGGCCGGATCCAGCCGAGCAGTTCGCCGTCGTCGCGGCGGTGCGGGGTCCAGTCCGGGTCCATCCCGCCACCCTACGCCGGCGCATCCCCCCTCTCCCACGCTCCCTCTCCCCCTCCCCTCCCCTCCCCCGCGAGACTGCATTCGGAGCACGAGATCACTGTCATTACCCGTGATCTCGTGACGGAAATGCAGTCTCGCGGGAGGCGCTAGCGGCGTGACAGCGCGGTGACAGCGGCGGGGACGACGTGACAGCGGCATGACGGCGGGAGCGGCGCACTCTGGGAGCACGCCAGCAGAAAGGCTCCCCATGACCAACTCACTCCCTCCCGCCGTCCGGGCCGAAGGCCTCGTCAAGGTGTTCGGCGACAACCGCGCGGTCGACGGCGTCGACCTGCTCGTTCCCACCGGCACCGTCTACGGCGTGCTCGGCCCCAACGGCGCCGGCAAGACCACCACCATCAACATGCTCGCCACGCTCATGCGTCCGGATGCGGGTCGCGCCGAGATCTTCGGCCACGACGTCACCGCCGAGCCGCAGGTCGTGCGCCAGCTCATCGGCGTCACGGGCCAGTTCGCCTCCGTCGACGAGACCCTCTCGGCAACCGAGAACCTCATGATCTTCGCGCGCCTGCTGGGACTCAGCCGTGCCGACGCACGCGCGAAGTCCACCGACCTGCTCGAGCGCTTCGGCC contains the following coding sequences:
- a CDS encoding LysR family transcriptional regulator produces the protein MIDLAAVDALLALARTGTVHAAAAELDYTPSAVSQQIKRLERDLGARLIDRQGRGVVLTAAGRRLVEEGAQLRTQVEQLRSRLHDAGARPTGTLRLGVFSTAVRGVVPGLVTRAAAEAPDLRLTVTEIDPWDAVAAVTAGTLDLAIVHHWEGVTLTLPPSVRSAEFLRDTADLLVHRDDPLASRDAVSPADVRDRVWSSTPDGTICYEWFCHMFRGEPHPPRIDFWCLEFASQIELVAHGLAVALVPKLGRGRLPDDVVAVPVRDPEPTRPVALVWRASMTDSPAVRLIRELLPAS
- a CDS encoding EamA family transporter, which codes for MPLRSSLLATLVAVIWGVNFVVIDAGLDGMPPALFVALRFAAVLVPAIFFVPRPRGRMRDVLLIGLFMSLGQFGLLYTALAMGMPPGLASLVLQAQVAFTIVFAALALREAPRRAQVVGVVVGAAGVGIVAAGRDAATPALALLVTLAAAASWAIGNVIARRLGGAGRGGALGGLSVTVWSALVVPVPMVLLAVALDGPDAVGTALTHLGPAQLLSTAYTAWLASLVGYGIWNTLLARHTASAVVPFTMLVPPVGIAAAWLALGETPAPAELVGGAVLLIGVAIAVLPPRGQKMSGVSPGTRGRSAAGAGQPSS